One region of Candidatus Polarisedimenticolaceae bacterium genomic DNA includes:
- a CDS encoding DUF2071 domain-containing protein encodes MAAAFLTAEWRHLVLFNFAVDPALLSPIVPHGTELDAPAHVSLVGFRFEKTRVLGLPVPFHRDFDEINLRFYVRSRMPEGWRRGVVFVREVVAKRAIAIAARAIYNEPYVTRPTRSKVDSDGATYAFENETSWLSLGAHHDEPPSWDDHIEAMTENLWGYTRQRDGGTIEYAVEHPRWTVWRASRFELAGDFARFYGDAFGAVLSSAPRSVLVADGSPVVVRRGERVG; translated from the coding sequence ATGGCCGCGGCCTTCCTGACCGCGGAGTGGCGCCATCTGGTGCTGTTCAACTTCGCGGTGGACCCCGCTCTTCTCTCCCCGATCGTTCCCCACGGAACCGAGCTCGATGCGCCCGCGCATGTGAGCCTCGTCGGCTTCCGCTTCGAGAAGACGCGCGTCCTCGGGCTGCCGGTGCCGTTCCACCGCGACTTCGACGAGATCAACCTGCGCTTCTACGTGAGGAGCCGCATGCCCGAAGGCTGGCGCCGCGGCGTCGTCTTCGTGCGCGAGGTCGTGGCGAAGCGGGCGATCGCGATCGCCGCGCGCGCGATCTACAACGAGCCTTACGTCACGAGGCCGACACGATCGAAGGTAGATTCCGATGGCGCAACGTACGCGTTCGAGAACGAGACGTCGTGGCTCTCGCTCGGCGCGCACCACGACGAACCGCCCTCGTGGGACGACCACATCGAGGCGATGACGGAGAACCTCTGGGGCTACACGCGGCAGCGCGACGGCGGCACGATCGAATACGCGGTCGAGCACCCGCGATGGACCGTGTGGCGCGCGAGCCGATTCGAGCTCGCCGGCGACTTCGCAAGGTTCTACGGCGACGCGTTCGGCGCCGTGCTCTCGTCGGCGCCCCGCTCCGTTCTCGTGGCGGACGGATCGCCGGTCGTGGTGCGCCGAGGCGAGCGCGTGGGTTGA
- a CDS encoding O-methyltransferase has translation MDLVQPDIDRYLAAFAAHDDPVLRRMEAIAAERDFPIVGPQVGRLLEMAARACGAQRVLELGSGFGYSAYWFLRGTGPAGTVMLTEGSAENAKSAEAYLTRGGFSGRFRIEVGDGLAIAEALEPPFDIVFCDIDKHDYPKALPIARRLVRPGGLFIIDNMLWDGRVLNPAPDDHVTRGVLELTAALKSAPDFAVSIVPIRDGVAIATRLAP, from the coding sequence ATGGATCTCGTGCAGCCCGACATCGACCGGTACCTTGCCGCCTTCGCCGCCCACGACGACCCGGTTCTCCGCAGGATGGAGGCGATCGCCGCCGAGCGCGACTTTCCGATCGTGGGGCCGCAGGTGGGGCGCCTCCTCGAGATGGCGGCGCGTGCGTGCGGGGCGCAGCGCGTGCTCGAGCTCGGCTCCGGATTCGGCTACAGCGCGTACTGGTTCCTGCGCGGCACGGGGCCGGCGGGCACGGTCATGCTCACCGAAGGGAGCGCGGAGAACGCGAAGTCGGCGGAGGCCTATCTCACGCGCGGAGGTTTCAGCGGGCGGTTCCGCATCGAGGTCGGCGACGGGCTCGCGATCGCGGAGGCGCTCGAGCCACCGTTCGACATCGTGTTCTGCGACATCGACAAGCACGACTATCCCAAGGCGCTGCCGATCGCGCGCCGCCTCGTGCGTCCCGGCGGCCTCTTCATCATCGACAACATGCTGTGGGACGGCCGCGTCCTGAACCCCGCACCCGACGATCACGTGACGCGCGGCGTGCTCGAGCTGACGGCGGCGCTCAAGAGCGCCCCCGACTTCGCGGTGTCGATCGTGCCGATCCGGGACGGCGTCGCGATCGCGACGAGGCTCGCGCCCTGA
- a CDS encoding DMT family transporter: protein MTRAAFATLLALVAFASNSILCRLALRAGAIDPASFTAIRLVSGAVVLSILVAARKKTPAAGARRPWLAAFWLTLYAVPFSWAYVDLPAGTGSLLAFASVQITMIVVSIVRGSAPTLRQWGGLVIAFLGVVWLVLPGVAAPRPANAALMIVAGAAWGFYTLGGRGSTDPLGQTARNFVWSLPYVFVVCALTWPRSVPATSGVVCAIASGALASGLGYAIWYEALRSLSAIPAASVQLATPVITAAGGIAFLGETLSLRLVESSVLVLGGIGLTFARSRRGPS, encoded by the coding sequence GTGACGCGCGCCGCCTTCGCCACCCTCCTCGCCCTCGTCGCCTTCGCATCGAACTCGATTCTGTGCCGGCTCGCGCTGCGCGCCGGCGCCATCGATCCCGCGAGCTTCACCGCGATCCGCCTCGTCTCGGGAGCGGTCGTGCTCTCGATCCTCGTGGCGGCGCGAAAAAAGACGCCGGCGGCAGGTGCTCGCCGCCCCTGGCTCGCCGCGTTCTGGCTCACCCTCTACGCGGTGCCGTTCTCATGGGCGTACGTCGATCTCCCGGCCGGGACCGGTTCTCTCTTGGCCTTCGCCTCGGTGCAGATCACGATGATCGTCGTCTCAATCGTCCGCGGCTCGGCCCCGACGCTCAGACAATGGGGCGGCCTCGTCATTGCGTTTCTCGGTGTGGTCTGGCTCGTGCTCCCCGGCGTCGCGGCACCGCGACCCGCGAACGCCGCGCTCATGATCGTCGCCGGCGCGGCGTGGGGCTTCTACACGCTGGGCGGCCGCGGCTCTACCGACCCGCTCGGTCAGACCGCCCGGAATTTCGTCTGGTCACTTCCCTACGTGTTCGTCGTGTGCGCGTTGACGTGGCCTCGGAGCGTTCCGGCGACGAGCGGCGTCGTCTGCGCGATCGCGTCCGGAGCGCTCGCCTCGGGTCTGGGCTATGCGATCTGGTACGAGGCGCTCCGGTCTCTCTCGGCGATCCCCGCAGCCTCGGTACAACTCGCCACGCCCGTGATCACTGCGGCGGGAGGAATCGCTTTTCTCGGGGAGACGCTCTCGCTGAGGCTCGTGGAATCCTCCGTTCTCGTGCTCGGCGGAATCGGGCTGACATTCGCGCGCTCACGCCGAGGACCTTCGTGA
- a CDS encoding redoxin domain-containing protein produces MRRIAQLREGVQNLRAAGLDVVIVLCQKRSAVTEWVVRHPLPFPLLVDGDRSRAKGWGAYVPFSYDSINIARPASFVVDTAGVIRYARLSRHQLDPAPLEGILGALPL; encoded by the coding sequence GTGCGACGCATCGCGCAGTTGCGCGAAGGGGTCCAGAACCTTCGAGCCGCCGGACTCGACGTCGTGATCGTGCTCTGCCAGAAGCGGTCGGCGGTCACCGAGTGGGTCGTGCGTCACCCGCTGCCGTTTCCCTTGCTCGTTGACGGCGATCGTTCGCGTGCGAAGGGCTGGGGCGCGTACGTCCCGTTCTCCTATGACTCGATCAACATCGCGCGGCCCGCGTCGTTCGTCGTCGACACCGCCGGTGTGATCCGATACGCTCGCCTTTCGCGGCATCAGCTCGACCCGGCGCCGCTCGAGGGGATCCTCGGCGCCCTGCCTCTGTGA
- a CDS encoding OsmC family protein yields MKRTASAQWKGGLKDGKGTISCESGVLSNAQYSFSTRFENGIGTNPEELVGAAHAGCFSMALSGQLGNAGMTAESIATTATVTMEKTDAGPTITNVHLDVKVRIPGGNAEAFQKAANDAKTGCPISRVLNTNITMDAKLES; encoded by the coding sequence ATGAAGCGTACGGCCTCGGCTCAGTGGAAGGGCGGACTCAAGGACGGGAAGGGCACGATCTCGTGCGAGAGCGGTGTGCTCTCCAACGCGCAGTACTCGTTCTCGACGCGGTTCGAGAACGGCATCGGCACGAACCCGGAAGAGCTGGTCGGCGCGGCGCACGCCGGCTGCTTCTCGATGGCGCTCTCGGGGCAGCTCGGCAACGCCGGCATGACGGCGGAGAGCATCGCGACGACGGCGACGGTCACGATGGAGAAGACCGACGCCGGCCCCACGATCACGAACGTCCACCTCGACGTGAAGGTCCGCATTCCCGGCGGCAACGCCGAGGCGTTCCAGAAGGCGGCGAACGACGCGAAGACCGGCTGCCCGATCTCGCGCGTCCTGAACACGAACATCACGATGGACGCCAAGCTCGAGTCGTGA